The Quercus lobata isolate SW786 chromosome 4, ValleyOak3.0 Primary Assembly, whole genome shotgun sequence genome segment tcttctcctttttcctTATTCTTATCCTGTGCATGGctcttcttattttcttcttccccTTATGTCACAGTAGGTGCTGTCCTAACATGGTTGGGCGGCCTTTCTATCCCATCAGGCTCTTCTTTTGTTGAGGTTATAATGAATGAAGACTTTTGgggtttatttgttttattctgATAAGTTATCTGTTGCATTGAATGCAATTACATCAGGTGGATAGCTATGGATTCAATAGGAAGATTAGGAGGGCATCCTCAGACATTATGTGTACCTCGATGGTATGTCTTAGGTATTTCGGTTATCCTCAAATAGCACACGTACCTCGGTGATGTGTCTTAGGTCATTGGGCATCCTCAGATAGTACACGTAACTCGGTGGGATGTCTTAGGCTTTTGGGCATCCTCGGATGTAGTTCATACTTTGGTAGGATGCCTTTATGTCCATGTACATTTATCCTGATTGGTTCAAATGGTTTAGTCATGCCTAGACTGAGGGTTAAGGACCCTATAAGGTCGGCAATGTTGTTTCCTTAAGTTTGGGATTCCACGTCCCGACATATCCTTTTGTGACAATCATTATTGTGTTCAAATGTGAACAATCTTAAAAATAATGTGGGAGATTTGTCATATATTTGTACCTATTAGGAGCCAAATGCATTAATTTTTTGGAAGATTTATGTGTCtgtctaaattttaatttgaacaattGAATCCAGTTTAGGTTTAACAGAATTGGGTTCTAAATCTTGTGCATTTTTTTCCCAATGTTAATATTAATAGAATTTTTAAGCTCGAAGGAAAGCTATCcattattaatgaaaaataataaaatctgcccttttttttttttttttgtacttaacATTACGTATTTGGTTTAATGACCGTTTTTATAGGATGACAAATAATCCTTTCAAAACTTTGGATCCCAAAGTTTGGtatgtagtttttattttatttatatttttttagggatATTTTCAACTTATGAAATCCACTCTTAATGATGGCTTTGGGTTCCAAAGTTtggtatgtaattttttttagagatatttTCAAGCTATGGCATCCACTattagggtctatttggttgggaagatagaaaagtgggaggattatggttttaaaaactggacTGGATAGGCCAGTTCAACTGGGAATCGGGTACTACTTTGGTTAGAAAACCCCCAAAATCAGCCAAAATCGGTCAAAAACCGAGTTAAATTGGAAATTGAAGGCAAAAATGGTTTTGCCtccggtccggtttttaaaaccatgagaagaataaaaaatagggaagggatggaaaagtgggaggatagaaaacattttaatttccctcttttgtgtttggttgggagtggaaaaaGTGAGttagtataaatttactcatatgttattaattgtttaaaaaacgatgtccaattaaaacaaaaaagtggcaaaaaaaataaaaaaggcaatcacccaaatttattaaaaaaagaaaaatcatgccctaaaaaaaagtaaaagaaataatCACTTAtagtttaaggaaaaaaaaaaaataaataaaaggaggCAAACAATATGTCCACTATCCAAGAAAGCACGATTTTCTCAACAACAACATtaacaacaaccaaaaagaaagaaagaaaggaagcacaaggaaagaaagaaaaaagaatataggAAATAGGCAACAATATATCCAAGTCCAAcatgtaaaaagaaaatgtggtAGGTCAATCATCGACTACAACTATTTCTttccccaaattggagagatacAATTTTGGTGGGCTAGGAGATAAAACACATAGGCTCCACCAATTTTCCATCAGAACACccataaaattagttttttctccacttttctcttttctatttttcatccTCCATGTTTCACCCTTAACCAAATGGACCTTAAATGAtggctctttatcattagaccaagacactgAATAGTGTAAGCGGGGGATTgaaccttaaattttttattcagcaataagaaactttaccagttgagttaactggaactcaCAGTTTGGTATGAAGTTTAATACATTAAGGACGTTGTAGAAGTAATGGGAAAGTTATGGATAGTGAATGGAATTTAGGGCCATTTAGTAACGTTGTTTTAGTTTTGCaaaaatacgtgtgagtgaaaaagtgttgtgGAATTACGTgttgtattgtttaaacaacgaaaactgttgtttaaacaacactaACAAACAAGCCCAatgtttgaaattattattttatgatataagatataaattttactctagtataatctaaatgtatatgtgtgcgAAGCTCCCTCCTGAAGATTTGAACCCCGACCCTTTTCTCCACAcctcacaaacacttatatttgtggagtgaccattgcaCCGAGGGTGTGCGGTGGTTTGAAAACATTATTTAACCAAATGTAAGATAGACAAAGAATTAGCATCTCGAAAATTTTTGGGTACTAAATAATGTACTCGAAAAGCAGACAACTGAGATCATCTAAACTATCATACTTGATTGAAAAAGGTGATTCATTATCATGTATGTTTTAGTGTTTCATTAGTTTgagattacaaaaattaaaaggcaTACTATTTTGTATTTGAGCATAAccatattttccaaaaaatgctTTCATGATGCAATCACAATGAAGAATGTTTGAAGCCTGAGCTTCTGTTGTTGATTTAGCACATGAATTAAGGCTAAGGCAAGACACTAGTTAATAAGTAGAGAAGCTACTGAAAATGCTAATCTTGGCTAAATTGAAAATGATTAGAATAACCATCTTTGAATTAGACGGAAAAGACTTGATAAATGTTGAAGCAAGTAAATTATTATGGTATTTTTAGCAATCATTGATTCATAATCCATCATTATATTGTGTACGATTCATAatccaccaataaaaaaagatgGTAATTTTTGAGGCTGCACTTTTATACAATGAAATAACTTAATCTTTCAAGCATGAAAGCATTTTTAATGCATTCAAGAGTAAAAaccctaaatttatttttactgaTCAATATCATGCAATTGCAAAGGCATTAGCTAAGGTGTGCATTTGGCATTTGCTTaaaaacctagttttttttactattcagcttatttttgctactattcatgggtttcattacactttttgggACTATTCATAAGtcctattgtactatttcagccaccttttaattttatctgtaatacttttagcaaaaagttttcagtttcaactaaataagttgttcccaaacgAACTCTAAGATTCTTTGTTCATTAAATGACATAAAGAGATAATGGCTAAATGTTACATGAATATGACATCTACTTTAGTGATGCAAAGTACTCAACTTAGTGAAAGTTTGAACAAAGACTTAAAAATTACTTGCTATTATATTTGGAttgtccatttattttttttacagtaTTTTGAAAGTAGTAAAAGTGACATTAGGAATAGGAGATTGAGTATAATGTTAGGGAAAAATTACGTTTCTTGAGTTGGAAGAATTCAATTTCAAGAAATAACCTGGcatgtttacatttttttttttttaagtaaatattcAATTTCAAAAGATAACTTGGaatgtttacattttttttttcaatttaaattttcaacTGCTGAATTAGAATTTAACCCAAATGACTATTTGATatgtttacaaattttttaaaaattgaaaataaacttttcaaaatttacttattaaaataaaagtcttAGTATATTTTCATCTTATATGATTTGAAATGTACGGTACGGTGTCAATTGCATGATGattcatctctttctttttcttcttcttcttttttttttttatttttttatttttttttattttttttatttttaaaattttttaataaaatttatagataaaataaattttcaattttgacatCCACAccatattgatttttttaattatttgaccAAAACACTAATTGGTTTTGGTGTTGTAAGTAGAACTTGAATATCAAGTCTctcttatttgatgataaaatacTTTATTAATTGAGCTAATTTGAATTTACAATAATTGTTATTCACTATTTACTATTAGAAAAAGACATTAATGGAATCATTTTTAGTGTAAATGAGATTCAAACCCTAATTCTTTGGACAAAAATAAGAGACTGAGAAAATCAGTAATATTTTTACCTCATAAAACAAATGTAGAAACTCATATCTAGTTAAGTCCCTAATAAATATGCATTAAAATTACTTATGAAATTGAACCAATGTCCATGATAGCATAGTAAAATCTAGATATAGTTCTTCAATGtacaataatttaaatttttttataattaatttcaatCACATAATTGTATTGAGtgacacaacaaattatattcgtgttatatatttgtaataatttttttttttgctaataatattatttataaaaaaattattttatccaaataaaaaaaaagttccctaaaaaaaatataagcaGGACAGTCGTTGCTCCGTTTAACAAGTAACAACTAACAGCAGACCAGAGTCCAGAGGCTgagaaaatcataaaaccttAAAAGAGATCGATCAATCCTCCTGGTATGTACTGCAGTACCTCATCTCTTTCTTCTCGGATTTGGGGTTTTGCATTTGCTTCTGTGATAGTGATTAGTGACTCACCCACACATCcatttttgttcaatatttAGATGCTTTCACCATTAGTACACTTTTTATTTTCGATGTTCTCtttaaagtttgattctttttgtggGGTTTTGTCTGGGTTCTAGATGGGTTATGAAAGTTATCAAATTTGTCTAAAAGTAATAGCATAGGGAAAGTGCCGCTtaagtgtttgatgaaattccCCAAAGAAAGTGTAAAGATAAAAACATGGTTGTGGGTGGGTTATTCTGGAGCTACAATATGAGGTTTTTGGCTGCATTGATTTTAGCTTTTGGCGTGATTTTTGGGCTAATGAGctttagctcaaatggcacttctTGGTTTGCaagagcaaggtggagggtgaggttgtgggttcaagacccacctTGTGTTTGTGTAAATTACTAATGAAAAATACTTGTACTTTTTCCTATTTGATTTGGTTTAGCAGTGAGAAAATGTTATAGGAGTTTCATTTGACCTAGCcttatttccttttttgtgtTATGGTTTCCTTATGAATTTGGTTTTGAGCCCTATATAAAGATGTAGATTTGGTATAGGTTTCTTTATTGTTGTATAAAATTCTCAAGTTCTTCTTTGGATGCTAATCATCCTCGAAGTGATTATTAGGAGGCCTTACCCTGTTGAGTTGGTCactctcatattttattatttttaaaatttattcaaaatgaAGGGTTTGTGTCAGGGAACTAGTGGTGCAAATACTTGTTGTAGAACAAGGTAGGTTTTTAGGGCTCTTTTAATctgataccaaaaaaaaaaaaaaaaaaggagttctATGAACTGTCAGATTTTATTTGATAATGGCCTGTGTCAATAGGCTTCATCTTGCTTTTCATATGTCCTTTAGTTGTGTGTTTCTGTTTTATTTATGACAATAATTGTTGATGACTAAGAAACACGATTGTTTGGGTTAAATTTTTGGGCTGTTagaaatatatacattaatatGTGCTGCTGACCTTGCAGCTTGAACCTCTCCCCCCCTAACCCCCAAGCACTTCATGCATGGGGAGGTACCATCCCACTGACAAGGGTGGGGGGTATGATTGTTTGGGTTAAATATTGGGAAgcaaatttaattaaatggaATTTTTACTCTTGTTTAATTAGTTTTGGAGTGGGTCTTTTGATTTTATACATTGCTTGGAACCTGAGGACCTGATAACATCCTGGTTTGCATTAGTGGCCCAAAATTCAAGCGGTTGATATATTGAGTTTGGTACCCATTATATGTCATATGGACTTAGGATAAACATGAAGAATAGCCTAATCCTCCATATCGCATATTGGTTTCATAACTGTAGGACTTGGCTCTTGGACCATGGTGATTGTTTTAGGCAGTTATTTCTGTAGTGTGATGATATGTAACCCTTAATTTTGGTTAGGACTGGGAAAACTTTGACCAGTTGGTAATTATGTGTAATGTGTATACAGAAACATATTCCGCCTAAAGTTTActtagaaaaaatgaaaatgaaaaatggtaACATATTGCATTCCTAACTAGTTTCTGACCTGATTTGTCTAGATAACTTGATTTGGTAGCTTGCGTAGTTATGGAAGCGGAATGATTGATGCATACCCTGAAGTGGACTTTTTTGTGCCATTCTTGAATTTGTTTGAAAACCTGAgtcatgcatgaacatgaaCATAAGCATGCTTGTAAATGTCAttgtttaatttcatttttctgcaaatttttatataattgtaGGATTTTTCCATCCTGGACTAATGtttgaaattgtgtttattAGGCACTGCATTGGTTTCTTTCTCTTGTTGCCCATGCACAGTTATTTATCAGGAAATGTATATAGTTTATCttgacaccttttttttttttttttaatttaattttttatttttgagaagaatctTGACACCAATTGTAAATCTGCCatattcattttctcttttccgtTTCTTTTGGAATTTAAGGAACATGCAACTTGCTTAATTGTATTTGATTCTATGACAAActgattaaataaataaaaaaagaaaacagaaagtTAAAGAGCATTGACATGTATCTCAATTTTAATCTtcacatttaaattttaataggTTTAGTCCAACTTCATGTCTAATTGTATTTGTACGGTCATAGAGAGGGGAAGTGgaaattagaagaaaaatcTCTTTACTTTTGAATAAATGTATCAAAGTGATAATTCACTTGATGGAATCTATCAAATAAATTTGTGCAATTAATATCATTTGCCTAGATTAATTTGTAGTGTCCTTGTTAACATCCaactcaaaattatcaaattaatgggCAGTTTAGGTGGTGGGTGCTGTAATCCGTCACAATTAACCGATTTGTGCACATTAATTTGTAGATCCATCATCCATCCTGCCCTATCCCACTAGTTTAAAACGTGGGTGCACAATGCTCATTGCAAATTGATCTCATATTAGTGTGTTTATTACAAAACATTATAGATCAGGGTGGACATTGCAACTGATCATAGTATAGGTTCGAGATCTACTAGTGACATCATAATTTCTAGCTACAATTATCccctaatttaatatttatatgttttctttCATGTTTGTACTTGagattttctgtttttttgatgaaatatcCTGATTATATATGTCATGCATGGATTTTAACATTCTCTTTTCCTATTCTTGTTCAGAAACTAAGATCGTGTAGCGGAAAGCATGGCCAAGCATCATCCAGATTTGATTATGTGCCGGAAGCAGCCAGGAATTGCTATTGGACGACTTTGTGAAAAATGTGATGGAAAGTGTGTAATATGTGATTCCTATGTGCGCCCTTGCACACTTGTTCGGGTTTGTGATGAATGCAACTATGGATCCTTTCAAGGTCGCTGTGTTATTTGTGGAGGAGTGGGTATTTCTGATGCCTACTATTGCAAAGAGTGTACACAGCAGGAGAAAGATAGGGATGGATGTccaaaaattgtcaatttaggGAGTGCCAAAACAGATCTATTCTATGAACGTAAGAAATATGGTTTTAAGAAAAGATGATGAGAATTGGATGGACATATGTGTACTGCTATTAAACTGCTTTTTATGTTCTCAGTTTGAGATGAAGAATCTTGATATTTCGGGATTATGAGCATAGTATAGACACATATGTAGGCTTTTACATTGCTTTTATTATGCTTAAGCATTGCTGAAGACGGCAGATTTGAAATGCTGGAGCTATTTTAAAGTATTGAGTTTGTTTTCGTAGATACTACTGAGTTTTCACTTGTTATTTACAAAAGCTTCTGTGAGAACTACTATGATTGTTTTCTGTTGTGTACATGAGCTGTCACATCTCAATTTATTGACATCTTGATGTTGAAATTAGATTCCAGATCAGAGTGGGTAGATCTTATAGGAAGTTTAACTTTTATTTGAGAGGTTAGACTAACCTAACCCTTAATTTGATTCTctctttttgatattattttgtcCATTATGTTTTGTGCATTAATCTCAAGTTAGTGATCTGGTTTTATGTACTAGATTTAATGTCAAGTATCTTGGGGCAGTGGCCATATATGGTGTGATCTTTGTGTGAGTGAAAATGCAAGTACTTCAGAAACTATTAGGATGTGTATCTCAGTTAATCAAGTTGCTGTAGTAGTAAATTCTTCTTGAAAGGAACCTGCCATGTTTAATGGTGTGGTTTTCCTAAGCCATTACAATAGCTTGGAAGAGTAAGCTCCCTTAAGCTTGGTTGGGCTCATAATGGCTCCTTGATTGGGCAGGCCTAGGCCCCATACCTAGCACAAATGATGACATTTGATATTGCAATGCACTATCCTACGCTTGAAAATGTGCTTCATATGCACATGGAT includes the following:
- the LOC115984182 gene encoding PHD finger-like domain-containing protein 5B — protein: MAKHHPDLIMCRKQPGIAIGRLCEKCDGKCVICDSYVRPCTLVRVCDECNYGSFQGRCVICGGVGISDAYYCKECTQQEKDRDGCPKIVNLGSAKTDLFYERKKYGFKKR